The Persephonella sp. IF05-L8 genome contains a region encoding:
- a CDS encoding ABC transporter ATP-binding protein has translation MVKVKNLYKRFGKQEVLKGINLEMTRGKVVSILGPNGSGKTTLIKSILGLVIPTSGEIYVKGESIKKSWYYRKFIGYMPQVAVFPENLTLKELINMLIDIRKEGYNPNIKDEFIEYFKLQQYMDKKLKNLSGGTKQKVSALITFMFDPEIFFLDEPTVGLDPVSSSFLKDKIRQQVEREKLVILTSHIMSEVEELSDEIVFLLEGQIYLTGTVKEIIEKSREKNLERAIAKLMEKGYNA, from the coding sequence ATGGTCAAAGTAAAAAATCTTTATAAAAGATTTGGTAAACAGGAAGTTCTGAAAGGAATAAATCTGGAAATGACCAGAGGCAAAGTGGTATCAATCCTGGGACCCAACGGTTCAGGGAAAACAACTCTTATAAAATCAATTCTTGGGCTTGTTATACCAACCTCAGGAGAAATATACGTAAAAGGAGAAAGCATAAAAAAAAGCTGGTATTACAGAAAATTTATAGGATATATGCCACAGGTGGCAGTTTTCCCTGAAAATTTAACATTGAAAGAGCTTATAAATATGCTTATAGACATAAGAAAAGAAGGGTATAACCCAAATATAAAAGATGAATTTATAGAGTATTTCAAACTACAGCAATACATGGATAAAAAGCTGAAAAATTTATCCGGTGGGACGAAGCAAAAAGTAAGTGCTTTAATTACCTTTATGTTTGACCCTGAAATATTTTTCCTAGATGAACCTACAGTGGGATTAGACCCTGTTTCCAGTAGCTTTCTAAAGGATAAAATACGCCAGCAGGTAGAAAGGGAAAAGCTTGTTATTCTTACATCCCATATAATGAGCGAAGTTGAGGAGCTATCTGATGAAATTGTATTTTTATTGGAAGGACAGATTTATCTAACAGGCACAGTAAAAGAGATAATAGAAAAATCACGAGAAAAAAATCTGGAAAGGGCGATAGCAAAACTGATGGAGAAGGGATATAATGCTTAA
- a CDS encoding ABC transporter permease, with product MLKLLKYEFYNMYRNKWIIFYLLFFLILTAALFYFAKAPVKVVSTLLQLVILVIPLISLILGTIFLYDSRNFIELLLSQPINRKNIFIAKYLGTSISLSLSFLIGIWLPFLISLKYIEAPPEYQLYTLLTISGIFMTFIFVAFAFMIATFFEDRVKGFGASILLWLYMTLIYDGIILFITVYFREYPLEKPVLMLSILNPVDIARIFVILKLDVAALLGYTGAIFQKFFDTGFGITVSFIVMVLWILIPLLLGMFKFSRKDF from the coding sequence ATGCTTAAGCTTCTAAAATATGAATTTTACAATATGTATAGAAATAAATGGATAATCTTTTATCTTTTATTTTTTCTGATTTTAACTGCTGCTTTATTTTATTTTGCAAAGGCACCTGTTAAAGTAGTTTCCACTCTGCTACAACTGGTTATTCTTGTTATTCCCCTTATAAGCCTTATTTTAGGAACAATATTCCTCTACGATTCCAGAAATTTTATAGAACTACTACTGTCTCAACCAATTAACAGAAAGAACATATTTATAGCAAAATATCTGGGAACCTCTATATCACTCTCCTTAAGTTTTTTAATAGGGATATGGTTGCCTTTTCTGATATCACTTAAATATATAGAAGCCCCTCCGGAATATCAGCTTTATACTTTACTAACTATTTCTGGAATATTTATGACATTTATATTTGTGGCTTTTGCGTTTATGATTGCCACATTTTTTGAGGACAGGGTAAAAGGGTTTGGAGCTTCAATTCTATTATGGCTATATATGACACTTATATATGATGGAATAATACTCTTTATTACCGTCTATTTTAGAGAATATCCTCTGGAAAAACCAGTTTTAATGTTATCCATACTTAACCCTGTGGATATTGCAAGGATTTTTGTAATACTTAAATTAGATGTTGCTGCTTTACTTGGATATACAGGGGCAATTTTCCAGAAATTTTTTGATACAGGATTTGGGATAACTGTTTCCTTTATTGTTATGGTGTTATGGATATTAATTCCTTTACTTTTAGGTATGTTTAAATTCAGTAGAAAAGATTTTTAA
- a CDS encoding c-type cytochrome, which yields MKKILTAVVLAIAATTSVSNALTREEIEKDPILKGKMLAKRCSWCHDINRTLIAPSFKEILKRYKDVPEETLKKQFADAIKNGSKGKWTNWMKEHIKARKIGSIEAMYMPPQRPYYNDKEIELIVKWLLSLRK from the coding sequence ATGAAAAAAATTCTAACAGCAGTAGTATTAGCTATCGCTGCAACAACATCTGTAAGTAATGCACTTACAAGGGAAGAGATAGAAAAAGACCCAATACTCAAAGGTAAAATGTTAGCCAAAAGATGTTCGTGGTGTCATGATATAAACAGAACATTAATAGCTCCATCATTTAAAGAAATATTAAAAAGATACAAAGATGTTCCAGAAGAAACTTTGAAAAAACAGTTTGCAGACGCTATAAAAAATGGTAGTAAAGGGAAGTGGACAAACTGGATGAAGGAACATATTAAAGCCAGAAAAATAGGAAGCATAGAGGCAATGTATATGCCTCCACAAAGACCTTACTATAATGACAAGGAAATTGAGCTTATAGTAAAATGGCTTCTTAGTTTAAGAAAATAA
- a CDS encoding copper chaperone PCu(A)C, with protein MRKIIVFLLTGLFFSVLAQPEIKIENPWIRAVPPNMKNTALFMVIENKGNSEDTLISVKTDISNKVMIHETRNVQGVMKMLHVDKLVIPPKSKVVLKPGGYHIMLMGLKKPLSPDEKVKLTLIFEKSGAITIEAPVKMK; from the coding sequence ATGAGGAAAATAATAGTTTTTTTACTGACAGGTTTATTTTTTTCAGTGTTGGCACAGCCAGAAATCAAAATTGAAAATCCGTGGATAAGGGCAGTTCCTCCTAACATGAAAAATACAGCTCTCTTCATGGTTATTGAGAATAAAGGTAATTCTGAGGACACTCTTATTTCTGTGAAAACAGACATAAGTAATAAAGTAATGATACATGAAACCAGGAATGTTCAGGGTGTTATGAAAATGCTTCATGTTGATAAATTGGTAATTCCACCTAAGTCCAAGGTTGTTCTTAAACCTGGTGGTTATCACATAATGCTAATGGGATTAAAAAAACCACTGAGCCCAGATGAAAAAGTTAAATTAACATTAATTTTTGAGAAAAGCGGAGCTATAACTATAGAAGCTCCTGTAAAAATGAAGTGA
- a CDS encoding SCO family protein, with translation MKKILTVVFTLLLLSQVVFAYQFYGYPYVQKVKDFTLIDQNGKKVSLSDFRGKYLLVFFGYTYCPDVCPTSMFRISETLKHLGKYKDKVHVLFISVDPERDTPQLLKKFLSFYDPTGKYMTGLTGSPEEIKKVAKMFRAYYEKVPVKNNPEVGYLVDHTAFIYLLDKKGIIRIIFRPANDDPEKIAQDIIQVMKIFGDAK, from the coding sequence ATGAAAAAAATTCTAACTGTTGTTTTTACCTTGCTGCTTTTAAGTCAGGTGGTTTTTGCATACCAATTTTACGGATATCCCTATGTACAAAAAGTAAAAGATTTTACACTTATTGACCAGAATGGTAAAAAAGTGAGTTTGTCAGATTTTAGGGGAAAGTATTTACTGGTATTCTTTGGATATACCTATTGTCCTGATGTTTGTCCCACATCAATGTTTAGAATATCGGAGACATTGAAACATTTAGGCAAATATAAAGATAAAGTCCATGTATTATTTATTTCGGTAGACCCTGAAAGAGATACTCCCCAGCTTTTGAAGAAATTCCTTTCCTTCTATGACCCAACCGGTAAATATATGACAGGTCTTACAGGCTCACCAGAAGAAATTAAAAAAGTTGCCAAGATGTTTAGAGCTTACTATGAAAAAGTTCCTGTTAAAAATAATCCTGAAGTAGGTTATCTGGTAGACCATACAGCATTTATATACTTGCTTGACAAAAAAGGAATTATTAGAATAATTTTTAGACCTGCAAATGATGACCCAGAAAAAATAGCCCAAGATATAATACAAGTAATGAAAATTTTTGGAGATGCAAAATGA
- a CDS encoding TonB-dependent receptor, whose product MKKLLMAGMVLPAFLSYANAQEVIKVKKINVAEDLFMEETKGETQEATEEDVKITRQIDIGEILSNLFPEINHIRKGGTANDITIRGFGRDNINVLIDGQRIYGACPNRMDPPIFHMSTRQVKEVKILEGPFDVSNQGSLAGVVNLISKDPEAGAGGSLFFTGGYFNYLHGGFDSYVGNDFVKVLVGYSKQYSKPYKSGEGKKITEYPSGMSAYKPSEIDHTAFDIDNAWAKMVLTPNQENEIKINYGFDEAKDVLYPYLMMDAMYDRTHRINGEYWIKPLDIKISAYWNFVKHDMQDRWRVSSTGWSRGYMMRTLAKTKTYGAKIEKGWKIGDIKLKTGIDAYLRNWKADNVVMTLDNRGMIPDVDIKNIGAFVEGAKKISNFVISAGLRVDSTKSEADKNALGTANSGIYEEYYGNNYDLSQTDTYVSGNIVLRYKFDKRSSVYMGFGHTVRVPDPEERFIALKKPPTKPDWVGNPNLNPTKNNEVDAGFEYYWGLFGIKGNVFYSDLTDYIYLTKIPSLVDTTKSATSYQNIDAHIYGGDLTVIGMLTDTVSIEAGAAYQRGKKDSGNYTDSDLAEIPPLKTRLALKYDNGAAFGMIETIYAARQSKVDTDLNEQPTKSYYVVNLKTGYNIKNKAFVGIGIDNLFDKNYYTHLSYLRNPFSAGTKVPEPGRFVYMNVNLSF is encoded by the coding sequence ATGAAAAAACTTTTAATGGCAGGAATGGTGCTTCCAGCATTTTTATCTTATGCAAACGCACAGGAAGTAATCAAAGTAAAAAAGATTAATGTTGCCGAAGACTTATTTATGGAAGAAACAAAAGGGGAAACTCAGGAAGCCACTGAAGAAGATGTAAAGATAACCAGACAGATAGATATTGGAGAGATATTGTCTAACCTTTTTCCAGAAATTAACCATATAAGAAAAGGGGGAACGGCTAACGACATTACTATTAGAGGATTTGGTAGAGATAATATAAATGTTCTTATCGATGGACAGAGAATATACGGAGCTTGCCCTAACAGAATGGACCCTCCTATATTTCACATGTCAACAAGACAGGTAAAAGAAGTAAAAATCTTAGAAGGTCCCTTTGATGTTTCAAATCAGGGTTCTCTGGCAGGGGTTGTCAATCTAATATCAAAAGACCCTGAAGCAGGAGCAGGTGGTTCGCTGTTTTTTACAGGAGGATATTTTAATTATCTTCATGGTGGATTTGATAGTTATGTAGGTAATGATTTTGTTAAGGTACTTGTTGGTTATTCCAAACAGTATTCAAAACCCTACAAATCAGGAGAAGGGAAAAAAATCACAGAATACCCTTCAGGTATGTCAGCTTATAAACCATCAGAGATAGACCATACTGCTTTTGATATAGATAATGCATGGGCAAAAATGGTTCTTACCCCCAATCAAGAAAACGAAATAAAGATAAACTATGGATTTGATGAGGCAAAAGATGTTTTATACCCTTATTTGATGATGGATGCCATGTATGACAGAACCCACAGAATTAACGGTGAATACTGGATAAAGCCTTTAGATATCAAAATTTCAGCTTACTGGAACTTTGTAAAACACGATATGCAGGATAGGTGGAGGGTAAGCTCTACAGGATGGAGCAGAGGCTATATGATGAGAACCCTGGCAAAGACAAAAACCTACGGGGCAAAAATAGAAAAAGGCTGGAAAATCGGAGATATAAAACTAAAAACAGGAATAGATGCTTATCTAAGAAACTGGAAAGCAGACAACGTGGTTATGACTTTGGATAACAGAGGAATGATACCTGATGTTGACATTAAAAATATAGGTGCATTCGTTGAAGGAGCAAAAAAGATTAGCAATTTTGTCATATCAGCAGGTCTAAGAGTAGACAGTACAAAATCTGAAGCTGATAAAAATGCCCTTGGAACAGCAAATAGTGGTATATATGAGGAGTATTACGGAAACAATTATGACTTAAGTCAGACAGATACTTATGTATCAGGAAATATAGTCCTGAGATATAAATTTGATAAAAGGTCAAGTGTCTATATGGGATTTGGACATACAGTCAGAGTTCCTGACCCTGAAGAAAGATTTATAGCTCTAAAGAAACCCCCAACCAAACCAGACTGGGTAGGAAATCCTAATCTTAACCCAACCAAGAATAATGAAGTTGATGCAGGATTTGAGTATTACTGGGGATTATTTGGAATAAAAGGAAATGTTTTTTACAGTGACCTTACAGATTATATCTATCTGACAAAAATCCCCAGTCTCGTAGATACAACCAAAAGTGCCACCTCTTATCAGAACATAGATGCCCACATATACGGTGGAGATTTAACAGTTATTGGAATGCTTACAGATACTGTTTCAATAGAAGCAGGAGCTGCTTATCAAAGGGGTAAAAAGGATAGTGGAAACTATACCGATAGCGACCTTGCAGAAATTCCACCATTAAAAACAAGGCTTGCTCTTAAATATGACAATGGTGCAGCATTTGGCATGATAGAAACCATATATGCAGCAAGGCAATCAAAAGTTGATACAGATTTAAATGAGCAACCAACAAAATCTTATTATGTTGTTAATCTAAAAACAGGATATAACATCAAAAATAAAGCATTTGTGGGAATTGGTATAGATAATCTTTTTGATAAAAATTACTACACCCATTTATCCTATCTGAGAAATCCATTTAGTGCAGGAACAAAAGTTCCTGAACCTGGAAGATTTGTCTATATGAATGTAAATCTTAGCTTTTAA
- a CDS encoding GGDEF domain-containing protein: MFNLKKNKEEKTFPDAISPEFDKIRLMYIFIIIGSIVLYIMSFVHLQRGEKDIFLFEALISTGGLLSLLYMRITKKVNVAENLILIGLYILFIVIIIDGGLEKTGIYWIFVFPFVSFFLKGNRVGLLWNIMVLGTILMLLYLSQKNIISIAYSPIEIRQFIGAYLIIMILAYIYENTLIKSYDKLSNLAMTDTLTGLYNRYYLFKKLKEEIEKAKKYGRPLCVIIFDIDNFKQINDKYGHDVGDAVLSMVARVVKKNIRDTDIVGRLGGEEFVIICPETDIQNGYIIADKIRKSISQINFGDFQVTVSMGLACFSGETAEQLLKKADIALYKAKNGGKDKVEIYTEKNYPQRGQIKKTTHQEQQAV; the protein is encoded by the coding sequence ATGTTTAACCTGAAAAAAAATAAAGAAGAAAAAACATTTCCAGATGCGATATCCCCTGAATTTGATAAGATTAGACTAATGTATATTTTCATAATTATAGGTTCCATTGTCCTATATATTATGTCTTTTGTCCATCTTCAGCGAGGGGAAAAGGATATTTTTCTTTTTGAGGCACTTATCTCAACTGGGGGACTGTTAAGTTTACTTTATATGCGTATCACAAAAAAGGTTAATGTGGCAGAAAATCTTATACTTATAGGCCTTTATATTCTTTTTATAGTTATTATTATTGATGGGGGGCTGGAGAAAACAGGCATTTATTGGATTTTTGTTTTTCCTTTTGTTTCTTTTTTCTTGAAAGGAAATAGAGTTGGTCTTTTATGGAATATTATGGTTCTTGGAACTATATTAATGCTTTTATATTTAAGTCAGAAAAATATAATTTCCATAGCCTATTCCCCAATTGAGATTAGGCAGTTTATTGGAGCTTATTTGATTATTATGATACTGGCGTATATATATGAGAATACTCTTATAAAATCGTATGATAAGCTTTCTAATCTGGCTATGACGGATACTTTGACAGGTTTATATAACAGGTATTATTTATTTAAGAAATTAAAAGAAGAAATTGAGAAGGCAAAAAAATATGGTCGTCCTCTCTGTGTAATTATTTTTGATATTGACAATTTTAAGCAAATAAATGATAAATATGGACATGATGTTGGAGATGCTGTTTTATCAATGGTGGCAAGAGTAGTAAAAAAGAATATAAGAGACACAGACATTGTGGGGAGACTTGGAGGAGAAGAGTTCGTCATTATATGTCCTGAAACAGATATTCAGAATGGCTATATAATTGCTGATAAAATTAGAAAATCAATATCACAGATAAACTTTGGAGATTTTCAGGTTACAGTTAGTATGGGTCTTGCTTGTTTTAGTGGAGAAACAGCAGAGCAATTACTGAAAAAGGCAGATATAGCTTTATATAAAGCCAAGAATGGAGGAAAAGACAAAGTTGAGATATACACTGAAAAAAACTACCCCCAGAGGGGGCAGATAAAGAAAACAACACACCAGGAGCAGCAAGCAGTATAA
- the lpxK gene encoding tetraacyldisaccharide 4'-kinase, which produces MLKILSLIYEKVALLRRWLYNKKIINFLKLPVPVISVGNLSVGGTGKTPITIAIAKKLQSQGYKVCVLSRGYKRKTKGTIVVSDGKKLFTDWKSSGDEPYLIATYHIPVVVSESRYKAGIKALEIFKPDIFILDDGFQHYQLYRDIDILVVDATKPFWEDQPLPAGRLREPIETYKYADLFIINRFEKVKNKEQFLKKLKAFGKPFFITEEKFQYLTNLKENIPVEDLKGEKIGMFAGLGNNQQFFNTIKNLSQKYSFQISDKISFPDHYDYPSLELSQNVDKWITTEKDIIKLKPETIKKYNIFALKYELKLPEEMMEFINKKINPKRK; this is translated from the coding sequence ATGCTTAAAATTCTATCATTAATTTATGAAAAGGTTGCTCTTTTAAGAAGATGGCTTTACAACAAGAAAATTATTAATTTTTTAAAACTCCCTGTTCCTGTAATATCCGTAGGAAACCTGTCAGTTGGAGGAACAGGTAAAACGCCAATTACAATAGCCATTGCAAAAAAACTACAAAGTCAGGGATACAAGGTATGTGTTTTATCCAGAGGCTATAAAAGGAAGACTAAGGGCACAATAGTTGTATCAGATGGGAAAAAACTATTTACAGACTGGAAAAGCTCCGGAGATGAACCCTATCTTATAGCAACCTATCATATTCCCGTTGTAGTTTCAGAAAGCAGATACAAAGCCGGGATAAAGGCACTGGAAATTTTTAAGCCTGACATTTTTATTCTTGATGATGGCTTTCAGCACTACCAGCTTTACAGGGATATTGATATTCTCGTAGTGGATGCAACAAAACCTTTCTGGGAAGACCAGCCATTGCCAGCAGGAAGACTGAGGGAACCTATTGAAACTTACAAATACGCAGATTTATTTATTATAAATAGATTTGAAAAAGTAAAAAATAAAGAACAGTTTTTAAAAAAGCTAAAAGCATTTGGCAAACCTTTCTTTATAACTGAAGAAAAATTTCAGTATTTAACAAATTTAAAAGAAAATATCCCAGTCGAAGACCTAAAAGGAGAAAAAATAGGAATGTTTGCAGGCCTTGGAAATAATCAGCAGTTCTTTAATACCATTAAAAACTTATCCCAAAAATATAGTTTCCAGATTTCAGATAAAATATCCTTTCCAGACCATTATGACTATCCTTCCCTTGAACTATCCCAGAATGTAGATAAATGGATAACAACAGAAAAAGACATCATAAAACTAAAGCCTGAAACAATCAAAAAATACAATATCTTTGCATTAAAATATGAGTTAAAATTACCTGAAGAAATGATGGAATTTATTAATAAAAAAATTAATCCGAAAAGAAAGTAA
- a CDS encoding segregation/condensation protein A, translating to MNTEKVEKHPFDIVLKLMINGEIDPWNVDIVELADKYLQEIKKMHIPDLRLASKALAAAALLLKMKADALDLGKEEETEEKISRKRVFGIKRFYTIDEIAHVLKKYIAPVIEFKPKRKYTRRKGYKRKPKTLEIPLFHATLEETIEALEKEFEQLEGFITLSELNHPNKAQAFVALLFLNYEGVINIYQEEEFGEIYIEKNQQKLQKIA from the coding sequence ATGAACACAGAAAAAGTAGAGAAACATCCTTTTGATATTGTTTTAAAACTAATGATAAATGGTGAGATTGACCCGTGGAATGTTGATATAGTTGAACTGGCAGACAAGTATCTTCAGGAAATAAAAAAGATGCACATTCCAGACCTCAGACTTGCTTCAAAAGCCCTTGCAGCTGCTGCATTGCTACTTAAGATGAAGGCTGATGCTTTAGACCTTGGGAAAGAAGAAGAAACAGAAGAAAAAATCTCCAGGAAAAGAGTTTTTGGTATTAAGAGATTTTACACAATTGATGAGATTGCACACGTGCTTAAGAAATATATAGCCCCTGTAATTGAGTTTAAGCCCAAAAGAAAATACACCAGGAGAAAAGGCTACAAAAGAAAACCTAAAACCCTTGAAATACCTTTATTCCATGCTACACTTGAAGAAACTATAGAAGCCCTTGAAAAAGAGTTTGAGCAGCTTGAAGGATTTATAACCCTTTCAGAGCTTAATCATCCAAACAAGGCACAGGCATTTGTTGCCCTTCTATTCCTGAACTACGAGGGTGTAATTAATATTTATCAAGAAGAAGAGTTCGGAGAAATATATATAGAGAAAAATCAGCAAAAACTACAAAAAATAGCTTAA
- a CDS encoding peroxiredoxin, translated as MEEVRIPVIGEKFPEMEVKTTHGVKKLPDDYKGKWFVLFSHPADFTPVCTTEFVAFQKRKDKFDELNCELIGLSVDQVFSHIKWVEWIKDKTGVEITFPIIADDMGQVAQKLGMIHPKKGTNTVRAVFIVDDKGIIRLILYYPQEVGRNIDEVVRAVKALQTSDKYGVATPANWPENELVKDHVIVPPATSEEEAKERLKKAEAGEIECFDWWFCHKTL; from the coding sequence ATGGAAGAAGTCAGAATTCCAGTAATAGGTGAAAAATTTCCAGAAATGGAAGTAAAAACAACCCATGGGGTTAAAAAATTACCTGACGATTATAAAGGAAAATGGTTTGTCCTTTTTAGCCATCCTGCAGACTTTACCCCTGTGTGCACAACAGAGTTTGTAGCATTCCAGAAAAGAAAAGATAAGTTTGATGAACTTAACTGTGAGCTTATAGGACTGTCTGTTGACCAGGTATTCTCGCATATCAAATGGGTAGAATGGATTAAAGACAAAACAGGAGTAGAAATTACATTCCCAATCATTGCTGATGATATGGGACAGGTTGCTCAAAAGCTGGGAATGATACATCCTAAAAAGGGAACAAATACTGTAAGAGCTGTATTTATAGTTGATGACAAAGGTATCATAAGACTGATACTCTACTATCCACAAGAAGTAGGTAGAAATATTGATGAAGTTGTAAGGGCTGTAAAAGCTTTACAGACATCGGATAAATATGGTGTTGCTACACCTGCTAACTGGCCAGAAAATGAACTTGTTAAAGACCATGTTATCGTTCCACCAGCTACAAGTGAAGAAGAGGCAAAAGAAAGGCTCAAGAAAGCTGAAGCTGGTGAGATTGAATGCTTTGACTGGTGGTTCTGTCACAAAACATTATAA
- a CDS encoding TrkH family potassium uptake protein, translating into MKNFRFKAVYKYLTFMLFMLSLLTFIPPMIYSIYIEDEELLSFIFPVFISLFLFSLSAPIKIQRLTEKEALFVAVSIWFLFPALTSISYVISGYIPDPIDAYFESVSGFTTTGASILNDIEVLPKSVLFMRNLTNWVGGLGFAVFAVSFLSTKLPIGKAIVKFEASKIVEEKIEPRVKEVTKIVFSVYILLTATQIILMKIAGVNWYDAFTFTFATVATGGFAPYNQSAGVFHNFAVEIIITIFMVLGAINLQLYYLVYKKKSLKVFFKDQEVVVYLSIIGLSVLFATAILYIKGYYYSLYDSFRFSLFQIVSAATTTGFSTTDYSGWHYSVLALMMIIALIGAVGGSTGGGIKIYRLIVIGKTIYGEIKRIAHPKVVYRLIIKGKPVDNSTLNMFWAFLSLYLLTILISGFILTLGDHDLITSFSASIACITSLGPSLADVGPASNFAGFSDFEKLVLSFEMIFGRLEIIPVISLLFFREL; encoded by the coding sequence ATGAAGAATTTTAGATTTAAAGCTGTGTATAAATACCTGACTTTTATGTTGTTTATGCTATCTCTTCTAACATTTATACCTCCGATGATATACTCTATTTATATTGAGGATGAAGAATTACTTTCATTTATTTTTCCTGTTTTTATCTCATTATTTTTATTTTCCCTGTCTGCTCCTATAAAAATCCAAAGATTAACAGAGAAAGAAGCTCTTTTTGTTGCAGTTTCTATATGGTTTTTATTTCCGGCTCTGACTTCCATAAGTTATGTTATCAGTGGCTATATTCCTGACCCTATAGATGCCTATTTTGAATCTGTTTCTGGATTTACCACAACAGGTGCTTCTATTTTAAACGATATAGAAGTTTTACCAAAAAGTGTTCTATTTATGAGAAATCTTACAAACTGGGTTGGGGGACTGGGATTTGCTGTTTTTGCTGTTTCCTTTCTTTCAACAAAACTTCCAATTGGCAAGGCAATAGTAAAATTTGAAGCTTCAAAAATAGTAGAAGAAAAAATTGAGCCTCGGGTCAAAGAGGTTACAAAAATTGTTTTTAGCGTTTATATTCTATTGACAGCTACCCAGATAATCTTAATGAAAATAGCTGGCGTTAACTGGTATGATGCTTTTACTTTTACCTTTGCCACAGTGGCAACAGGTGGATTTGCACCTTACAATCAAAGTGCAGGTGTATTTCATAATTTTGCTGTGGAGATAATTATTACTATATTTATGGTTCTTGGTGCTATAAATCTACAGTTATATTATCTGGTTTATAAGAAAAAATCTTTAAAGGTATTTTTTAAAGACCAGGAGGTTGTCGTTTATTTATCTATAATTGGACTATCGGTTTTATTTGCAACAGCAATTCTATATATAAAGGGTTACTATTACAGCTTATATGACAGTTTTAGATTTTCTCTGTTTCAGATAGTATCTGCTGCCACAACAACTGGATTTTCTACCACAGATTATTCAGGCTGGCACTATTCTGTCCTTGCCCTTATGATGATTATTGCTCTTATTGGAGCCGTTGGAGGTTCTACAGGAGGAGGTATAAAGATTTATAGATTGATAGTTATAGGAAAAACCATTTACGGAGAAATTAAAAGAATAGCTCACCCAAAAGTTGTATACAGGCTAATTATAAAAGGTAAGCCTGTTGATAATTCAACTCTTAATATGTTCTGGGCTTTTTTATCTCTTTATTTACTTACCATACTGATTTCAGGATTTATCCTTACCTTAGGAGACCATGACCTTATCACTTCTTTTTCAGCTTCTATTGCCTGTATAACAAGTTTAGGTCCTAGCCTTGCAGATGTGGGACCGGCTTCTAACTTTGCAGGTTTTAGTGATTTTGAAAAACTTGTTCTTTCTTTTGAAATGATATTCGGAAGACTTGAAATTATTCCAGTGATAAGCCTTTTATTTTTCAGAGAACTTTAA